The stretch of DNA GGTACTTCCCGCCCAGCAGCTGGTACGCCGGGATGTCGAGGATCTTCCCCGCGAGGTCGTGCAGCGCCACCTCGATCCCCGAGATGGCGGTGACGGTCACGCCCTCGACGGAGCCCTCGCCGGACATCTTCTGGATCAGGTGCTCGTAGAGGCGGTCGATGTCCAGCGGGTTCTCGCCGAGCAGGAACGGTTTCATCCGTTCGATCAGTTCCGGCACGCCGGCGCCCCAGTACGCCTCCCCCGTGCCGGCGACGCCGGCGTCGGTGTAGATCCGGACGAGCGTCCACGGGAAGTTCCCGTCGACCATCGTCGTCTGTACGTCGGTGATCTCGACGTCCCGACCCCCGCCGCGCTCGCCCGTGACGCCCATCGTCTCGGCGGAGAGCTCCCGCATCGTGTACTCCGCGTTCGGATCGTGGAGCTCCGAGTAGTCGACCATGGCGAACAGTTACTACACGCGTAGTAAAAGATTACTCTAACAGCCCGAGTTCGTCGAGATCAGCCCGGAGCGCCGCGCTGTCCGCCTCGTCCATCCGTCGCAGCGGCGAGCGCAGCGGCCCGGCGTCGAACCCGCGGTGTGTAAGTGCCTCCTTCACGCCGGCCATGTACGGGCCGCGCTTGATCGCCGTGCGAACCGCGTACACCCGTTCCTGCAGATCCGCGGCGCGCTCACGCTCGCCGGCGTCGTACGCCTCGTACAGGTCGACCACCAGTTCGGGGAAGGCGTTCGCGACCGCCGACACCATCCCGGTGCAGCCGAGGTCGAGCCCGGGCTTCAGCAGGGAGTCCGAGCCCGCGAGGAAGGTGAGATCGTCGTGGGCGGCGACGGCCTGCCCCAGCCACGGCACGTCCTTCGAGGAGTCCTTCAGCCCGGCGAGGTTGTCGATGGCCGCGAGTTCCTCGAGCGTCTCGCGGCTCAAGTCGTTCCCCGTCTTCGAGGGGATGTGGTAGACGTACACCGGGCAGTCGACCGCATCGCAGACCGTTCGGTAGTGCTCGACTGCGGCGTCGCCGTCGAGGGGGTAGTAGTACGGCGTGACGACCACGACGCCGTCGGCGCCTACCCGCTCCGCAGCCTGCGCGCGCTCGACGGTCCGGCGGGTCGCCGGTTCGCCGACGCCGGCGATCACCGGCACTTCGTCGCCCACCTCGTCGACGACCGCGCGGACGACCGCGTCGCGCTCCGCGGGCCCGAGCAGCGCGAACTCGCCGTTCGTCCCGAGCGGGAACACGCCGTGGACGCCGCGATCGACGACGAAGCGGGCGTGGGCGGCGGTCGTCTCGGCGTCCAGTTCGCCGTCGGCGTCGAACGCGGTTACGGTCGGCGGGA from Halolamina sediminis encodes:
- a CDS encoding dihydrodipicolinate synthase family protein, which gives rise to MSAPTPGAADPLSLHGVVPPTVTAFDADGELDAETTAAHARFVVDRGVHGVFPLGTNGEFALLGPAERDAVVRAVVDEVGDEVPVIAGVGEPATRRTVERAQAAERVGADGVVVVTPYYYPLDGDAAVEHYRTVCDAVDCPVYVYHIPSKTGNDLSRETLEELAAIDNLAGLKDSSKDVPWLGQAVAAHDDLTFLAGSDSLLKPGLDLGCTGMVSAVANAFPELVVDLYEAYDAGERERAADLQERVYAVRTAIKRGPYMAGVKEALTHRGFDAGPLRSPLRRMDEADSAALRADLDELGLLE